The sequence ATCTCCCGTCCGGTACCGCCCCGATATTGCTGCATTTCCAACAAGAAAGAGTGTCCCGGGGAGCAATTCCTCCCCGGGGCGCAGTGCTCCAACTGTAAAACTTCCCGACACTCCGGCGTGGCGTCCCGTCCATGGAAGCTCTCTGCAGAGCAGGGAACCTTTTGTGTTGGATGAGCTTCTCAATGAGGGAGGACGTTCCTGGCAGGCTGTAAGGGAATACGACACCCTTCGCCATGGACCTGACAGGCTAGGTGAGGACTTCGGCAAGTGCCGCACCCGCGGCGTGCCCGGAGAGAGCGGCGGCTTCCACGCGAGGGCCCCCGAAGGCGTCACCGGCGAATCCCAAGGGCGCAGGTGCCCTCACGACCACAAACGGTTCCGGATGGACACGGAGCGGGACGCTGTATCGCCAGCGATGCAGGTAAGTCGTGGCGACCGGACTTCCCAGCCAGGGCTTTGCCGCCGCCAGCATCATCGCGGTGACCTCCGGTTCCGGCGTTTCCCAGTGGTCCCGGCTGAATTCCTGTCCCGCATGAAGGGTCACCACCGGAGTCGAGGTCGCGGAAACGCCCTTGAGGACGTTGTCCGCCATCCACAGGAGCGGTTCTCCGCTCATCCAGAGACCGCCGGGCTCAGGGATTTGGCTGGGGCTGGTTAGCGTTGCCAGCAGGGTGAGGCACGGCGCGTAGTCGATCTGAGCCAGATCCGATCCGGCAGGGTCTGGAATGGTCACATGGCCTTCCTGAAGCAAGGCGAGACTCTGGGGAACGGGCGCTGTCAGCAGCAGGGCCCGGGCAGTGTGGACAGATCCATCTTCCATCGAGACCTTCCAGCCGGACTCGGCAGCTTCGGCGCGGACGGCCTTTGCCTGGAGCCGGACGTCGAGGCCTTCGGCGAGATGTTTGGCGATGGAAGCCATTCCACCATTCCCCCGGTAGCGGGGCACCCCGTTGTCCCGAAATGTGCCGTCCGGGGCATGGAATCCGGTGGACCACTGACGGGCCACCCCTGCCTCCACCCAGTCCCGCACCAGCGCCCGGAACTGGGAATCGTGGGCGGTAAAGAACTGGGCACCAAGATCCGCCGTGTGATCACCGAGGCGGCGCGTTGCCAGGCGTCCGCCAACCCCGCGGGCTTTCTCGATCAGGCGCACCTTGCGACCCCGGTCGCGGAGCACTCGGGCAGCCACGAGTGCGGAAAGGCCAGCGCCCAGGATCAGCACATCAAGGGAATCACTGTCATTGTGGGTGTTCATGGTCTGGCGGCATGATGCGAATGGACCGCCTTCCACCCAATGTGATTCTGATCGCCCGCCGTCCGGAGTGCCCACGGGGCAGGGGTAGGACAGTTGGGTCTTCCAAACATAAAGTCAGGCATCTTATTAATGACGCCAAAACAAATGGTCAGGCAGTGTATAATGGTCAGGCAGTGTATTGATGACGCCCGATCCTCCGGGATCCACGGGGATCTGTCGCCGGGGATTCCTAAACAAAAAGGCAGGCACAAAGTTGATGACGCCAAGAGAAGGTCAGGCATATAATTGATGACGCCCCACCCTCCGGGATCCACGGGGATCTGTCCTCGTGTCCTCGTGACGCCGAGGCGCTTGCAGGTCTGTCAGGCCATCAGGTAAGCTGATGCCTCAACCGAACCTGACATTAGTTCCATGAAAACTCCCATCCGTGTCGCCGTCACCGGGGCCGCCGGCCAGATCGGCTATTCCCTCCTCTTCCGGATCGCCTCCGGCTCGATGTTTGGACCCGATCAACCGGTCATCCTGCACCTCATCGAGATCGAACCGGCGCTTCCGGCACTGCAGGGAGTGGTGATGGAACTGGACGATTGCGCCTTTCCGCTCCTCAAGGGGGTGGTGCCCACGGCCAGTCTGGACGAGGGATTCAAGGGGGTGAACTGGGCGTTGCTGGTGGGGTCGGTTCCCCGGAAACAGGGGATGGAGCGCAAGGACCTGCTGGGCATCAACGGGAAGATCTTCATCGGCCAGGGACAGGCCATTCAGCGGAGCGCAGCCACGGACGTCCGGATCCTCGTGGTGGGCAACCCGTGCAATACGAACTGCCTGATTGCCATGAACAACGCCCGGGCCATCCCTGCGGACCGGTGGCTGGCCATGACCCGTCTGGACGAGAACCGTGCCAAAACACAGTTGGCGAAGAAGGCCAGCGTGGACGTCACCGCCGTCTCGCAACTGGCCATCTGGGGCAATCACAGCGCGACGATGTACCCGGACTTCTTCAATGCACGAATCCACGGCAGGCCGGTGCCCGAGGTCATCGGGCACCATGAGTGGCTGCATGGCGAGTTTATCACCACGGTGCAGCAGCGCGGCGCCGCGATCATCAAGGCCCGGGGCGCCTCCTCCGCCGCCAGTGCGGCCAATGCGGTCGTCGATACCGTGCGCTCCGTGGTCCAGCCCACCGCCTCCGGTGACTGGACCAGCATCGCGGTTTGCTCGGACGGCAGCTACGGACTGGAGAAGGGCCTCATCTGTTCGTTCCCCATCCGCAGCGACGGGCGACGGTTGGAGATTGTGCAGGGCGTCCCGCTGAATGAGTTCTCCCAAGCCCGCATTGCGGCCACCGTGAACGAGCTGAAGGAGGAACGGGAGATGGTCCGGGAATTGATACCGGCCTGAAGGACTTCAAGGACTTCCCGCCAGGGGAGGCCGCTCGGGGCCTCAGCGATTCGGCTGGCCGGGCGTTGGCCTCATGAACTCCCAACGTCCGGCTTCCCGCGCCGACCGCCCGTACGCGACGTCCCTCCGCTGCGGACCAAAGGCCACGAAGTCCATCACCGCGTTGCCTCGGTCGTCGCGATCGACCAGCAGTATCTGCTCACCGTCCGCGGACAGCTTGAAATTGGCGTGCAGGCCGGGTTGATCCCCGCCGTCCTCATCGGCCCAGACCAGGAGGAAGCCCCCGGGCGCAAGGGTCGTTCCATCGGGTATCCGCCACTTGCGCGGGCGTTCGGGATTGTCGCTGAGGAACCAGCCGGACAGGTCCACAGGTGCGTCCGTCCGGTTCCAAAGCTCGATCCAGTCGTCGAAATGACCCTGGGGGTCGGCCAGGGTCGTCCCGTTCGACGCCATCAGTTCGTTAATCAAAACTGGGCTGCCCCCGGCCACAGGGGGCGCGAAGGTGATCTCGAAGGTCTCCTGCTCCGCCCGGGCCGGCGCGAAGGAGGCGGCATGGGCGGCATTTCCTGAGCGGGCCTCCACATAGTAGCGAATGCGGGTGCTCACCGGCGCCGGCGGCAGCTCCACCTCGAAGTCCAGCGTTTCCCCGCCGCTTTCCCCCGAACTGCCGGGCCCGCCTGCGACCATGGCAACCGGTGTGAACGGGCCGGTGTCACCCTCGCGGCGGTGCAGCCACACCGAGTCGATGCCCTCCCCTCCGTACGGTCGAATCGTGGCCACAATGCGTGCAGCCCGGGAGGAGTCCGCCAGGGAGGGGCCCATCACCGACACGATGGACGGTGGAATCGGGCGGATTTCCACGTGGTTGGCAAGGTAGGCATGACGCAGGCGGACGTGATTGGTCAACGCGGTCAACGCGGTGCGGAACGCCGCCATCGTGAAGCCACGCCGCGTATCCCCCTCGAGGGCGTCCTCGATCAGGGCCCTCTGGCGGTCCATCAGGGGGACGACGGTCTCCACCCGGAACGACTCGTCCAGCACCGTGCGGAGGTGGGCCAGGTAGCGTTGACGGAGTTCCGGGATGGCGAGAAGGCGGCTGATCACCGGGCGATTCGCATTGCCCACGCCTTGCAGGGGGTTGAGTTGGGCGCGGGCTGTTCCGAACGCCTCATTGCCATCGTGCTGGAGTGGATGGAGTCGCCCGCTCTCCGGCTCGAAGTAGATCCCGTAGTCAGCCCCCTTGTTCCAGTAACTGTCGTCGTCCGTGTACACATTCTCGACCGCCAGGAACCACAACCAGCGATCGACCGCCAGGACCTCCTCCACCCGGTCGCGGAAGGCCTCGGCCGGGGCGTTGTTCAGAACGTCGGCGGCATGAATCAGGTTGGCCCAGGCGTTGGAGGTGCCGTCCTTCTTCAACTCGTAAAGCGCCTGATAGCGGGCCGGGTCGTCGCCCAGGTACATCAGGGCCCGTTGGCCGCTGGCAAATCCCCCTCCTCCCCCGCCCCCCGGTCCTCCTCCTCCACCCCCTCCGCCGCCCCCGCTGGGCGCCTTCCAGCGGTCCCCGCGGTTGCTGGCGAAGTATTCGCGGATCAGTTCGCCGTCCGTCTGTTGGGCCAGCACATAGACACCCCAATATTCGTCGTTGATATACAGTTGTGCGAAACCCGCCCGAGGCCCCACGGCGTATTGCCGGAGCGCGTTGAAATAGAGGGGCTCGCGCATCAGCGTCGAATCGCTGAAGGCGTTGTTGAGGTTCAGGGTCCGGTAGCCCTCCAATGCCCGGTCCGGATCGGAGTAGTCGATCTCGATGTTCAAGGACTTCTTGGCGCCGCTGAGAAAATAGGAGGTGTTGCCCTTGTACCGGACCCCCACGCCGGCGTACTGCACGCCTTCGAACTCGAGATCTGCCGCCAGGTTGATCGCCGTGGCGTAGTTGGCCGTCAGGCGGGAACGCCAGTCGGCCTGGGCGAACCGCAGGTGGAACGTCCGGAGTACCGCCGCGTCGTACAACCCTTCGGTCGCCACCCCCCGCAGGAACCCGGCCCCCGCCCCTGGGTTGACGACGATCGGTGCCGTCCAGGCCACTTCGCCAGACCCGGTTCGGACGGTCCCCATGGACGGCACATCCACCCAGCGTACAAGGTCCTCCGACCTCTGAAACCGCCACTCCGTGCGGGCATCGTCCGCCATCCCGACCCGGAATTTCTGCTCACCGACCTCCCAGCGCAGCCCGGGCCCGGCCAGGGTCGCCGATTGCGCCGTGCCCAGCATCAAGACGACCAGGGCCACGGCCGGTGCAGCTTTCGACCAAGGGGCCCAATCCTGGCAGGCGCCGCGGTGACGAAGGCGTGGCATGGACGAAAAGGGGAAGGGGGTGTGGACGCACGGATCAGGATTTGTCCGGTCGCCGGAGGGCCGGCAGCGGGGCCGTCTGCACTTTGGGGTGGGACAGCAGGTAGGCCCGGCGCCGATCGGCAAACGTCTTGAGGCTCATTGCACGCTGTGGCCCGCGAAATCCGCCTCCGCCGTCGCCACCGGCTTCATCATCCGTCAGTCCCCCGATGAACCGCTCGTAACTGTCGAGCTTGCGGGTGTCGATCCGCACATCCT comes from Verrucomicrobiia bacterium and encodes:
- a CDS encoding FAD-dependent oxidoreductase translates to MAARVLRDRGRKVRLIEKARGVGGRLATRRLGDHTADLGAQFFTAHDSQFRALVRDWVEAGVARQWSTGFHAPDGTFRDNGVPRYRGNGGMASIAKHLAEGLDVRLQAKAVRAEAAESGWKVSMEDGSVHTARALLLTAPVPQSLALLQEGHVTIPDPAGSDLAQIDYAPCLTLLATLTSPSQIPEPGGLWMSGEPLLWMADNVLKGVSATSTPVVTLHAGQEFSRDHWETPEPEVTAMMLAAAKPWLGSPVATTYLHRWRYSVPLRVHPEPFVVVRAPAPLGFAGDAFGGPRVEAAALSGHAAGAALAEVLT
- a CDS encoding malate dehydrogenase — encoded protein: MKTPIRVAVTGAAGQIGYSLLFRIASGSMFGPDQPVILHLIEIEPALPALQGVVMELDDCAFPLLKGVVPTASLDEGFKGVNWALLVGSVPRKQGMERKDLLGINGKIFIGQGQAIQRSAATDVRILVVGNPCNTNCLIAMNNARAIPADRWLAMTRLDENRAKTQLAKKASVDVTAVSQLAIWGNHSATMYPDFFNARIHGRPVPEVIGHHEWLHGEFITTVQQRGAAIIKARGASSAASAANAVVDTVRSVVQPTASGDWTSIAVCSDGSYGLEKGLICSFPIRSDGRRLEIVQGVPLNEFSQARIAATVNELKEEREMVRELIPA
- a CDS encoding CotH kinase family protein, with protein sequence MALVVLMLGTAQSATLAGPGLRWEVGEQKFRVGMADDARTEWRFQRSEDLVRWVDVPSMGTVRTGSGEVAWTAPIVVNPGAGAGFLRGVATEGLYDAAVLRTFHLRFAQADWRSRLTANYATAINLAADLEFEGVQYAGVGVRYKGNTSYFLSGAKKSLNIEIDYSDPDRALEGYRTLNLNNAFSDSTLMREPLYFNALRQYAVGPRAGFAQLYINDEYWGVYVLAQQTDGELIREYFASNRGDRWKAPSGGGGGGGGGGPGGGGGGGFASGQRALMYLGDDPARYQALYELKKDGTSNAWANLIHAADVLNNAPAEAFRDRVEEVLAVDRWLWFLAVENVYTDDDSYWNKGADYGIYFEPESGRLHPLQHDGNEAFGTARAQLNPLQGVGNANRPVISRLLAIPELRQRYLAHLRTVLDESFRVETVVPLMDRQRALIEDALEGDTRRGFTMAAFRTALTALTNHVRLRHAYLANHVEIRPIPPSIVSVMGPSLADSSRAARIVATIRPYGGEGIDSVWLHRREGDTGPFTPVAMVAGGPGSSGESGGETLDFEVELPPAPVSTRIRYYVEARSGNAAHAASFAPARAEQETFEITFAPPVAGGSPVLINELMASNGTTLADPQGHFDDWIELWNRTDAPVDLSGWFLSDNPERPRKWRIPDGTTLAPGGFLLVWADEDGGDQPGLHANFKLSADGEQILLVDRDDRGNAVMDFVAFGPQRRDVAYGRSAREAGRWEFMRPTPGQPNR